In Helianthus annuus cultivar XRQ/B chromosome 8, HanXRQr2.0-SUNRISE, whole genome shotgun sequence, a single genomic region encodes these proteins:
- the LOC110930529 gene encoding mitogen-activated protein kinase kinase 9 has translation MALVRDRGQLKLGLRLPERRPRFPPTATTTTTTTTTTEYETVQVLGHGNGGTVYKVVHKKTLDVFALKVVHADSDPMMRRQIFREMEILRRADSPFVVKCHEIFEKPDGDIAILMEYMDAGTLDSFSKNGGVFTEQTLANVARQILNGLNYLHAHKIIHRDIKPANLLVNKNMEVKIADFGVSKIMCRTLDACNSYVGTCAYMSPERFDPDSYGANYNGYSGDIWSLGLTILELYMGHFPLLASGQKPDWATLMCAICFGEPPSLPEGVSDEFRSFIECCLDKDSGKRWTASQLLSHPFCSSSSSRQ, from the coding sequence ATGGCACTTGTTCGAGATCGTGGGCAGTTAAAACTGGGCCTCAGGTTACCCGAACGGCGGCCCCGGTTCCctcccaccgccaccaccaccacaaccaccaccaccacaaccgaaTACGAGACGGTTCAAGTTCTCGGACACGGAAACGGCGGCACCGTCTACAAAGTGGTTCACAAGAAAACATTGGATGTTTTCGCGCTCAAGGTGGTCCACGCCGACAGCGATCCAATGATGCGCCGTCAGATCTTTCGTGAGATGGAGATTCTCCGGCGAGCAGATTCCCCCTTCGTGGTTAAATGTCATGAGATATTTGAAAAGCCTGATGGGGATATTGCCATATTGATGGAATACATGGACGCCGGAACCCTAGACTCCTTTTCTAAAAACGGTGGGGTGTTTACGGAGCAAACACTCGCCAACGTGGCGCGTCAGATTCTCAATGGGCTTAACTATCTGCATGCGCATAAAATCATTCATAGGGACATCAAACCAGCAAATCTTCTGGTGAATAAAAACATGGAGGTGAAAATAGCTGATTTCGGAGTGAGTAAGATTATGTGCCGGACGCTGGACGCCTGCAATTCGTACGTGGGTACGTGCGCCTACATGAGTCCGGAACGCTTTGATCCGGATAGCTACGGTGCAAATTATAACGGTTACTCGGGTGATATATGGAGTTTAGGGTTAACGATATTGGAACTGTATATGGGTCATTTCCCGTTGCTGGCAAGCGGTCAGAAACCCGACTGGGCGACGCTCATGTGTGCGATATGTTTCGGTGAACCCCCGAGTTTGCCGGAAGGAGTTTCGGATGAGTTTCGAAGCTTTATTGAGTGTTGTTTGGATAAAGATTCCGGGAAGAGATGGACGGCTTCCCAGTTACTTTCGCATCCTTTctgtagtagtagtagtagtagacAATAA